One Brachyhypopomus gauderio isolate BG-103 unplaced genomic scaffold, BGAUD_0.2 sc781, whole genome shotgun sequence genomic region harbors:
- the LOC143508092 gene encoding uncharacterized protein LOC143508092 yields MFKLMMRSKKAGPTEELPEGCDVSAPSVKNKQAKKDHSRWFSAICCTRVEEAVMEELNTPPCGKSGGVVSTSGINPAVLTEELRNTLPSNMKMEDLIEVLEKISAWVKVAVKEVVAQDLIPIVRNLMLERIAALDRVKAQMSCRGTRSVLSDTDLSEEALQSGIVRRFVKTASETFLQERLGLTSWTKPDTDHYGSRSASVTEADVEVKLSLQRCCSELSALIALTLFGDVAGITISWTEQDHTGSALQSAAQTVDVGLEKKSWWFRFPRFLKLRFKKRTT; encoded by the exons TCTAAGAAAGCTGGGCCAACAGAAGAGCTTCCTGAGGGCTGTGATGTGTCGGCCCCCAGTGTGAAAAACAAGCAGGCAAAGAAAGACCATAGCAGATGGTTTTCAG CTATTTGCTGTACTAGAGTGGAGGAGGCAGTGATGGAGGAGCTCAACACTCCTCCATGTGGGAAAAGTGGTGGAGTCGTATCCACCTCTGGGATTAATCCAGCTGTTCTAACTGAAGAGCTGAGGAATACACTGCCAAGCAAT atgaaaatggaggatttgatTGAAGTGCTGGAAAAAATCTCGGCATGGGTCAAAGTGGCAGTGAAGGAGGTGGTTGCTCAGGACCTCATCCCTATAGTGAGGAACCTGATGCTGGAAAGGATTGCGGCTCTGGACCGAGTAAAAGCACAAATGAGCTGCAGGGGTACTCGGTCAGTGCTGTCGGATACTGACCTTTCTGAGGAGGCACTCCAGTCGGGCATCGTGAGGAGATTTGTGAAGACTGCTTCAGAAACTTTTCTCCAAGAACGCCTTGGGTTGACATCCTGGACCAAGCCCGACACTGATCACTACGGTTCTAGAAGCGCATCTGTGACGGAGGCTGACGTGGAAGTGAAGCTGTCACTACAGAGATGCTGCTCAGAGCTGTCAGCTCTGATTGCCCTCACTCTGTTCGGTGATGTCGCTGGCATCACCATCTCTTGGACAGAACAGGACCATACAGGCTCCGCTCTGCAGagtgcagcacagacagtggacgtggggctggagaagaaatcttggtggttcaggtttccaagatttctgaagctgagattcaag AAACGGACAACCTAA